ATCAATCCTGGGGCATTTAGGAGAGCCGATTTTGACTCCAAAAGGACCAAAAGCTCTCAAACCTAAAAACCTGAGGGATGTGCCGGACTGGTACACTTTTCCATGACCAGAATTGGTACACTTTTAAATGACCATTGACAAGGGAATGATGGGATAGGGGTTGACCAGATAGAGGCGTATGGAGAGGTTCGGTACCTGCAGGAATTACAGCAGGAGCTGCGGGAGAAGCGATACGGAGCAAAGAGTATCCGAAGGGTCTACATCCCAAAACCCAATGGTCAGAAGAGACCGCTTGGGATTCCCTGTATTCGGGACAGGATCGTACAGAGAGCAGTCAAAATGGTGCTGGAACCGATAGCGGAGGCAAAATTTCTTGACTGCTCTTATGGATTTCGTCCAAAGCGCTCTACACGAGGAGCATCCAAACAGGTGTGGAAGTATTTAAACTTTGGATGTACTCAAGTGATTCAGGTGGACCTTCAGGCTTACTTCGACACGATCCCCCATGATCGTCTGATGGATCTTATCCGCCGATATGTAGCGGACAAGAACATCCTGAAGATGCTGAAGGCTTGGTTAAAAGCCAAGGTGGTAGATCGGGGGGAAATAATCCAACCAGAGGAAGGCTCTCCCCAAGGTGGGGTGGTTTCCCCGCTTCTGTCCAACTGGTACTTACACCAGTTTGATGAGGAGTGGCATAAAAGGAACAACCACCGAAAGTGGCGCTATGATGCGGTGCTTACTCGGTACTGTGATGACATCCTCATCCAAGTGCCGCGGGAGGACCCTAGAATCTGGAAGGAAGCGAAGGAGATCCTTGAAGGCTTAGGACTGGGAATCAACCTGGATAAGACACAGTTTCGGGATGCCAGAGAGGGGTTTGATTATCTTGGATATCACTTCGTGAGGGATTACTCGAGCAGACATCATAAAGATGTCACCCACGTGATCCCCACGCAGGAATCCAAGAAGCGTGTATGGGACAAGATTAGGTGGTATACGGATAAGCGCAGGTACCAGAACTTACCTGCAGCCTGGATTGTGAAACACATCAATCCAATCCTGATGGGGTGGACGAATTACTACAGTCACACCCACAGCCATCGAGTCTTTAGGCAGCTACAAACCTATACGAATGATCGATTGAGGAAGACACTGCGCTACAGAAGCAAGAAGGGTGGGGTTGGGAAGTATCGGGCACTGCCCAATAAGGTTCTCTACGGAAGGTATGGACTTGCCTGCATAGAGATGAACCGCATCCATTATTGCTGGTCGTAATGCTGCCGGAAGAAGGCATAAGGAAAGCGGTATGCTCGAAAAGGGCACGTACCGTTTGATGTGGCAGGTGGTGGAGACAGGCTAGGGTAATCCCTAAACGGGCACCGAACCCGAAAGGGTGGCAACGGCCAAGGGAGAGCCTATGGCGATGCGCCACTGCTTGACCCTACACCGCCTGTCCGGTTCGGAGGAAGGGGAGGCAATCGCCTTCCCTACCCCTATCGGGAAGGGCCTGGATTTCCGCTTTCCCCTGCCTGCAAGTGCCCGCCGGACAGGCGGGTAATGGCAAAATTTACCCACTCGATTACACGAAGACCCAAATTTGATAAGGTTTTCCTGAAAGAAGTGGGTAAGGGGAAAAGGGGGTATTTTTATAATTGCTCCCAAAGGGGAATCAGTAATATAATCTTCAGGTTTTCTTTTTCATAAGTAAAACTAAATTGTAATGGGTGCAACCCCTGAAAGATCTCCTTTTGGATGCCCATTTTTTATAGATAAAGAAATTCAAATCAAATTTTTTGAAGGAGGCCACTCATATGAAAATGGTAATTTCAGTAAGTCGTGGAACAGATGATCCCACCCAAGCGACACTTCCTTTTTCGCTGCGAAAGCCGCCAAAGCTCAAGGCCATGAGGTGACCGTTTGGCTCCAAAACGAAGCAGTCGTGATGGGAAGAGAAGGGATTGCTGATTCTGTGGTTGGAATTGGAATTCCTCCTCTGAAGGATGTATTATCGGTTTTGGTTGAGGGCAATGTTCCATTTTGGGTGTGCCAGGCCTGTGCGGTTGCAAGGAAAATCACCAAAGAGGGTTTAATTTAAGGCGGGCTAATTCAGGGAATGGATGCTTATGTTGACTTGGTGGTTGCGTCGGACAAGAATATTGAATTTTAATGTTTGAGACTGACAAACCTAAAATGAATAGGGTTGGAGAAATGGACATGGGAATCTGGGAATCCCAAAAAAAAATTCATTTTTGGGTCGGAGTAGGGGTAATGTTTTTATCCCTTATGATTGGTGTGGTTTTTTATTGGTCCAAAGGGATTGTTTTGGGAGTGGGTGGATTTTTGGGGTTATTTCACGCCGCCATGGGGGTGGGTTTATTTTTTGGGATAGGAGTATATTTGGTTTCAAGCAATAGAACAAAAAAAAATGGCTCATGATTGATGGGAAATGGCTTTTTTGAAAATCCCTCCTTACCTTCCCAGCGATATTCCCAAAGCCTCAGCAGAATTAACCAGACCTCCATGTGGGGGGACTGTTTTTAATTCTTTAACCGCTTCCTGAAGAGGAACGGAGGTTATATGGGGTGTTTTAAGACAGACCATTTTCCCGAAACCACCTTCCTTAATGAGTTCAATTGCTGCCGTTCCAAAACGGGTTCCTAAAATTCTGTCAAAAGAACAGGGTGAGCCCCCTCTTTGAAGGTGTCCAAGGACCGTTACCCGAACATCCTTTCCCGTTTTTCGGCTAATTTCTTCTCCTACTTTTTTTCCAACTCCTTCCAAACGGAGCACATAACCACTTTCTGATTTTTTTAAAACGGACATCCCTCCCCCTAAGGGTTTTGATCCTTCTGCAACAACGATGAGACAGCATTTTCTGCCTTTTTCAAATTGGCTTTGGATTTTTTCCTGTATTTTTTCCATTTCAAAGGGTATTTCCGGGATAAGAATAATGTCTGCGCCCCCGGCCATCCCGGCCTCCAAGGCAATCCATCCCCCATAACGTCCCATGACCTCAACCACAAATATTCGGTGATGGCTTTCCGCTGTCGAATGCAGTCTGTCTAGGGCCTGGGTAACCGTCTCTACTGCCGTTCTAAAACCCAAGGTTACATCAGTGCCTGGAATATCATTATCAATTGTCTTTGGAATACCTATTAACGGACCCCCCATTTGGAACAGGCCCTGTGAAATGGTTAGGGTCCCATCCCCCCCAATTGCAATGACCGCATTTAGGCCAAGTTCCTGGATATTTTTTAACATGTTGGTTGGTTTTTCCACTGATGACCTAAGGGTTGGATCATTTAGGGATTGCTCGAACGGGTCGGGCATGTTGGATGTTCCCAATATTGTTCCACCCAAGGGTAAAATTCCGTGGATTTTTTCAGGAGATAAGAAAACAGATTTGGTTGGATCTAATAATCCTTCAAATCCATCCTCAATTCCGATAACATCCCAACCATTATTAAAGGAGGTTTTAAAAACCGCGCGAATTACTGCATTTAGGCCAGGACAGTCTCCCCCACCCGTTAAGACTCCTATCCTCATATGAGAATTTCCTTTCTATTTTAAATCCTGATGTGATTTTAAGGAAAATTTGTCAAAAGAAAGGAGGATATGGCAAAAACGCAACTTTCCCTTTAGGATTTGTGTTGTTTATGCAACATAAATTTATTTGAATGGTTTACTTTTTAATTTAGAAAATTAATCTTTAAAGTGTTATTTTCCTTTAATAACATGTTGTTATATGTTAATTGTTTTTTATTTTAAATTATGGAATAATATTTGCATAAGTTGTAGTTTTGTCTTTCTTAAAGAAGGAGTTATAAATGAGGCAACAGAGATCTATAGCTAAGTTAGTAACATGTTCAGGAATTGGACTTCATTCCGGACAGGTTGTTAATATAAATTTTTTACCCGCTCCAGTCAATACGGGTGTCGTTTTTATTAGAAGGGATCTCAATCCCCCTGTCTTTATTAAAGGGGTGGCTCAAAATGTAATAGCAACCGATCTTTCTACTACATTAGGCCGCCAGGGTTGTGTGATTCAAACCGTGGAACATTTACTCTCGGCTGTCATGGGTCTAGGAATTGATAACCTATATGTTGAGGTGGATGGCCCCGAAATCCCTATTTTGGATGGTAGTGCAAGTCCCTTTGTTTCTGTTTTAAAGGAAGCCAGAATTGTTTCTCAGGGAATTGGACAGTTCTATATGAAGATATTAAAAACCATTGAAGTGAAGGAAGGAAACAAGCGGATTTGGATTGAACCTTACCCTCATTTTAAAGTCCAATGTTCTATTGAATACCCTCACTCAGTGATTGGGCGGCAGTCTTTTATTTTTCGAAACAAAGAAAACGAGTTTGAGCAGGAGATTGCAGGGGCTAGGACTTTTTGCTTTCTTCACGAAATTGAAGCCCTTTGGAATAGGGGTGTTGCCCGAGGGGGCTCCCTAGAAAATGCCATTGTGGTGGGGGAGAAAGGGATCTTAAATGAAAATGGATTGCGATTTGAGGATGAATTTGCCCGACATAAGGTTTTAGATCTTCTTGGGGACCTGTTCCTAATTGGAATGCCCGTTATTGGGAAGGTTGTTGCCGAACGAGGCGGGCATGCCCTACACACCTGCTTAGTTTCTAAGATTTTATCCAATGAAAAATGCTGGAAAATAATTAATCCTTCCGAACAAGAGGTTCCTGTTATCCTGCCTGGGGTTGAAAGCCTGACCCCGCAACGCCTATCTCTATAACGCTTGCTCTTCAAAAGGTTTTTATTCATTAAAACCGGAAATGGTTTTCTCTTAAAATAAAAGAGGGATCTTGCTTTATGCGTGTTTTGAATGAAATGAAAACCTGGAATTTATCACCGAATCGGAGGCAATTTCGGTTACAGTGCTCATATCCAAGCATTCTGTTTAGATGGGTTGGATTTCTACGGCGATTTAAAAAGTAAAAAGAGGGCAGGCAAAAGATCTTTTTTTTTCCGTTATCACATGGGGTAATCTGCAGCTTCAGTCTCTGGCGGCATGTTTAGACCTGTTATGATGCAGTCGAGGTCCGCTATGGTAAATGGTGCCTTAAATGTTTTTTGCAACTGGGGAGAGTGGGAAGGGGGAAAGTTTTAGGGAACCGTCCAAAAAAACCTTGTTTTTGTTGTTATTATTAAAAAATTTAATAAAAACAGTAACTTATAATTTCGTTATGAGGTAACGAAAAAATAATGTTAATTTTGGCTTGAAAATATAAAAAAGGGTATTAAACTGGGGAAGGTTACTGTATAATGAAAGTCAAATTAGAAGTGGGGTCCCCAAGAGGACCCCACCTTTTTGATGCTTCAAGAACCCTACTTCTTTTTCTTTGCTTTTGCACTGCTCTTTTTTTTCGCGGGTTTTTTCTTAGTTGCCAAGTCCCTTTCACCCCCTTTCCTCTTTCTCTATGGTGGTTATCCTCCATATGCCCTTGGGCCATGGAAGCTCTTGAAAACTTTAAGAAGCGGACTGAAGGAGCCGCTCTTCAACAATCTCAAAGGTATTCGGAGCAACCTTCCTAAAACGTTTATCCCTATTCAAAGAAATGGCAATTGATGTGACCGGGGTTTTTCCCCTAATTCGGATTCCACCTTCAGTTAAGCTGTGGTAGATATCCTTAGCATGCATGGCTTTTCCTGCTTCCTTAAGTAAGAGGAAGGCGGCCTGGGGAACACTTAAACCCACATATTTTGTTTTTCCTAAAAGGATTTCTCTGGATTGGTCTGTTACGTCCGGGACAGAGGTAAATTGGGGTCTTGCAGCCCTTTCTTTATCGTTTTCTGCGATGATCTGATGTGAAAGGTTAGCAAGTTTTGCTTTATCAACTTCAACACGGTAGAGAGTTTCGGCTAACTCTAAGTACTTCTTAACTGTTTTAACTTCATCATCGACCTTTTCCCGCTTTTTTTGAAGTTCCTGCAGCTTGTTTTTATAAACGCACACCCGCTGCTCTAAACCATCGATGATGTCTTTTAGCTCTTCCATTTCCTTCTAACCCTACAAAAACAATTGAAAATTTGATTAAACTCACAAAATGCGTCTAAATCCTAGCATAGCATTTTATATCTGTCAAGAAAATTTTTTATAAAATCTTTTGCTATGATGCTAACATCCTTTTCTTGAATACAAATGCATGCAAAGAGGGTTGCTTTAATCTTATATCTCCTATTAATTGGAAGGGTTTTTTGATTATAGCAGATAAATACACTAGTGAAGAGAGAAAGTGGTTTTTTGAAATATTTATCAAATATTTAATTTATCTAATAAAAACAAATTAGGTTGTTAAAAATTTAAAATTATTTTTTGGAAATCAAATGGATTCACCTAATCCTAAATTTTATTAATTTAAAATTTCCCAAAAAATGAATCCGAGACAACATCCTCTTTTTAGAAGGGGTTAAATTAAAGTTTTTTGTTCTTTAGAGAGGTTCCTTTTTTACGAAACTTTTCGGATACAAAATCTTGAAGAAAGAAAAACTCTTCGCTTCCCATCAATCGCTGGGTCAGTAAGTAAGCGGCAGTACTAAAAAGAAGTGCCATTCCAATAAGAACGATTTTTTCAAACCAGTCACCCTGAACATTCCAGATTTCAAGGCCACTGACTAACCCGCATATAATGGCAATAAGAAAACAAGAGCTGATATTTCTCAGAAGTGATGTAAAAAGCCGTCCGAGCTCAATATTTCCCAGCCTCCTTTTTAAGAGCAGGAGAAGGATGAAGAAATGGACTATTGCGGATAGTGAGGTTGCTAAGGCCAAACCGCCGTGAGCCAAAGGACCCATAAGCAGCAGGTTGAGGAGGATATTGATGATCATGCTGAGGACGGCGACCTTTACTGGAGTGGTGGTGTCTTGTAAAGAATAAAATGTAGGAATGGTGATACGGACCCCCGCAAAGGCCCAAAGTCCGACTGAATAAAAAAGAACAGCCGTAGCGGTGTTTAAGGTGGCCTCTGAGGTGAATTGGCCATGTTCAAAAAGGAGATGAACAATAGGAATCCTTAAGAAAATAAGTCCCACCATTGCAGGGAGTGTGACAAAGAAGACAAGCCGAAGGCCAAATGAGAGTGTTACCTTAAGGTCATTAATTGCACCCGCTGCCGCTTGGGAAGCCATGGTGGGCAGTAGGGCGGTAGCAAATGCCACTCCAAATAGACCCAAAGGGAAATGAATTAGTCTCATTCCATAGAACAGATAGGTAACACTTCCCTCACTCAAAAAAGAGGCCAAAAGGGTGTTCACCAAAATATTGATTTGAGTTACGGAAAGCCCAATCATGGTGGGTAAAATGAGTCGCCCTATTTTAAGTACTCCAGGATGGGTGGGATTAAATTTAAATAACAATGAAAAACCCAGTCGATGGAGGCTGGGGAGTTGAAAAAGAAACTGGCTCAGCCCCCCAATGAGGACCCCGAGAGCAATACCCAGGATAGGTTTTGAAAATAAAGGAGATAATAAGAAAGCTGCCAAAATAATGGACAAATTAAACATGACCGGGGAGAGGGCTGGGGCCGCAAAGGAACGAAATGAGTTTAGGATTCCCATCACGAGGGCAGATAAGGAAATAAACAGGAGGTAGGGGAACATGATTTGGTTGAGTAATATTGTTAACGCTGTTTTTTCGGGATACTGGGTAAAACCGGGGGCCAGTCCTTTTACTATCCAAGGTGAGAAAAGAATCCCTAGAAGGGTAATTGCAGTAAGAATAGTTAGTAGTGTGGTAAAAACCGCCCCTGCCAGTTCCCAGGCATCCCGACGAGATTTTTGGGTTAGATATTCCGTAAAAACTGGAATAAAAGCCGCCGACATAGAACCTTCAGCAAAAAGTTCCCTGAGCATATTGGGTATACGAAAAGCGACAAAGAAAGCGTCGGCGGCTAAACCCGCTCCGAAAAGACGAGCTAAGACCATGTCTCGGAGAAATCCCATTATTCGGCTCAGGAAAGTACCCAGACTAATGATCCCTGCTGCTTTGGTAATTTTTTTTTGTTCCGTCATTATGATTTAGAGGCAAGAAATATTTTTTTGGTTTCCTGAACCTTATTGACTACAATCTTCTTTTATGGTACAAAGTAGGGATTTTAAATCATTATTTTCATTTTTTTCATGCTTATATTTAAAGTTTTTGATAAGAAATGGGAGGCTGAAACATTTACTGGTTCTTTCTCCCCGCCCCATGGG
The nucleotide sequence above comes from Nitrospiria bacterium. Encoded proteins:
- the ltrA gene encoding group II intron reverse transcriptase/maturase; this translates as MGVDQIEAYGEVRYLQELQQELREKRYGAKSIRRVYIPKPNGQKRPLGIPCIRDRIVQRAVKMVLEPIAEAKFLDCSYGFRPKRSTRGASKQVWKYLNFGCTQVIQVDLQAYFDTIPHDRLMDLIRRYVADKNILKMLKAWLKAKVVDRGEIIQPEEGSPQGGVVSPLLSNWYLHQFDEEWHKRNNHRKWRYDAVLTRYCDDILIQVPREDPRIWKEAKEILEGLGLGINLDKTQFRDAREGFDYLGYHFVRDYSSRHHKDVTHVIPTQESKKRVWDKIRWYTDKRRYQNLPAAWIVKHINPILMGWTNYYSHTHSHRVFRQLQTYTNDRLRKTLRYRSKKGGVGKYRALPNKVLYGRYGLACIEMNRIHYCWS
- a CDS encoding DsrE family protein yields the protein MTVWLQNEAVVMGREGIADSVVGIGIPPLKDVLSVLVEGNVPFWVCQACAVARKITKEGLI
- a CDS encoding ATP-dependent 6-phosphofructokinase — translated: MRIGVLTGGGDCPGLNAVIRAVFKTSFNNGWDVIGIEDGFEGLLDPTKSVFLSPEKIHGILPLGGTILGTSNMPDPFEQSLNDPTLRSSVEKPTNMLKNIQELGLNAVIAIGGDGTLTISQGLFQMGGPLIGIPKTIDNDIPGTDVTLGFRTAVETVTQALDRLHSTAESHHRIFVVEVMGRYGGWIALEAGMAGGADIILIPEIPFEMEKIQEKIQSQFEKGRKCCLIVVAEGSKPLGGGMSVLKKSESGYVLRLEGVGKKVGEEISRKTGKDVRVTVLGHLQRGGSPCSFDRILGTRFGTAAIELIKEGGFGKMVCLKTPHITSVPLQEAVKELKTVPPHGGLVNSAEALGISLGR
- the lpxC gene encoding UDP-3-O-acyl-N-acetylglucosamine deacetylase yields the protein MRQQRSIAKLVTCSGIGLHSGQVVNINFLPAPVNTGVVFIRRDLNPPVFIKGVAQNVIATDLSTTLGRQGCVIQTVEHLLSAVMGLGIDNLYVEVDGPEIPILDGSASPFVSVLKEARIVSQGIGQFYMKILKTIEVKEGNKRIWIEPYPHFKVQCSIEYPHSVIGRQSFIFRNKENEFEQEIAGARTFCFLHEIEALWNRGVARGGSLENAIVVGEKGILNENGLRFEDEFARHKVLDLLGDLFLIGMPVIGKVVAERGGHALHTCLVSKILSNEKCWKIINPSEQEVPVILPGVESLTPQRLSL
- a CDS encoding HTH domain-containing protein, yielding MEELKDIIDGLEQRVCVYKNKLQELQKKREKVDDEVKTVKKYLELAETLYRVEVDKAKLANLSHQIIAENDKERAARPQFTSVPDVTDQSREILLGKTKYVGLSVPQAAFLLLKEAGKAMHAKDIYHSLTEGGIRIRGKTPVTSIAISLNRDKRFRKVAPNTFEIVEERLLQSAS
- the murJ gene encoding murein biosynthesis integral membrane protein MurJ; this translates as MTEQKKITKAAGIISLGTFLSRIMGFLRDMVLARLFGAGLAADAFFVAFRIPNMLRELFAEGSMSAAFIPVFTEYLTQKSRRDAWELAGAVFTTLLTILTAITLLGILFSPWIVKGLAPGFTQYPEKTALTILLNQIMFPYLLFISLSALVMGILNSFRSFAAPALSPVMFNLSIILAAFLLSPLFSKPILGIALGVLIGGLSQFLFQLPSLHRLGFSLLFKFNPTHPGVLKIGRLILPTMIGLSVTQINILVNTLLASFLSEGSVTYLFYGMRLIHFPLGLFGVAFATALLPTMASQAAAGAINDLKVTLSFGLRLVFFVTLPAMVGLIFLRIPIVHLLFEHGQFTSEATLNTATAVLFYSVGLWAFAGVRITIPTFYSLQDTTTPVKVAVLSMIINILLNLLLMGPLAHGGLALATSLSAIVHFFILLLLLKRRLGNIELGRLFTSLLRNISSCFLIAIICGLVSGLEIWNVQGDWFEKIVLIGMALLFSTAAYLLTQRLMGSEEFFFLQDFVSEKFRKKGTSLKNKKL